The Gemmata palustris genome includes a region encoding these proteins:
- a CDS encoding response regulator: MPTPNDSDRSRPPGLLLVDPDPRVRDALARAMEGEGWHVWCAPDGAIAVETYHRHRDQIDAALVDLQFPGLQGGRLLAELGQLAPALIRCAMSGGVNAYTASAFRRMSGTPLFTKPLDTHALACALHEMMAPAGQK; this comes from the coding sequence GTGCCCACCCCAAACGACTCCGACCGGTCCCGACCGCCCGGTCTGTTGCTCGTTGACCCCGACCCCCGCGTGCGCGACGCGCTCGCACGCGCGATGGAGGGCGAAGGGTGGCACGTCTGGTGCGCGCCCGATGGAGCCATCGCGGTCGAAACTTACCACCGGCACCGGGACCAGATCGACGCGGCCCTCGTCGACCTTCAGTTCCCGGGACTTCAAGGCGGGCGCCTCCTGGCCGAATTGGGGCAACTCGCCCCCGCACTGATCCGCTGTGCGATGTCGGGGGGCGTGAATGCGTACACCGCCTCCGCGTTCCGGCGCATGAGCGGCACCCCACTCTTCACCAAACCTCTGGACACCCACGCACTCGCCTGCGCACTCCACGAGATGATGGCGCCGGCCGGTCAAAAGTGA
- a CDS encoding response regulator, whose product MPFSSPPVETRQNRADLPLFTGLAAVVGFFIVSGIVAYWNTRTLSRNAQQIAHTHEVLTTLDDIQSLMKDAETGQRGYILTGDSRYLEPHTLAVVRMKDKLNEVERLTVDNHDQQARIPLLRDLITAKLAELDETITLRRTQGFDAAQKIVATDRGKATMDGIRDQAELMEREERELRSRRFGEMESAYAVAVGSGVITGLLGTLLAATVAYLVRRAVALRRREEWLQNGQIKLGAAMAGDQRVEQLGESVLKFLAEYLGAHAGAFFSQDDHGFRRVAAYGTPAAGGAPERLDVTDGLVGRAVKDRRSFFVHDVPDGYLKVGSALGQANPRHLAIVPTKTDSGTNAVFELGFVHAPDAFASELLDRAAEAIGLAVRSARYRAHLQNLLEETQRQSEELQAQSEELRVSNEELEEQSRAIKESQARLEEQQAEMEQTNARLEEQTQLLAGQRDEATRARGALQVKARELEQASRYKTDFLANMSHELRTPLNSSLILAKLLADNREGNLSAEQVRFAETIQSAGNDLLALINDILDLSKIEAGKMDVRPEPVRLTQLTEDLTRVFQPVAEQKKLAFRARIAPGCPESVNTDRQRLEQVLKNLLSNALKFTANGEVSLEIESVQGDKIAFAVRDTGIGIPEQQQEVIFEAFRQADGTTSRKYGGTGLGLSIARELARLLGGELGVTSEPGHGSTFTITLPLAYDPALVPPRPRGPMTAPVPAAPGTITIVPPPTATPRVTPARRVEDDRERLTADRRVILVVEDDEPFARILYDLAHELKFQCLIANTAEEGLAAAVQHRPSAVVLDVGLPDHSGLSVLDRLKHDARTRHIPVHVVSAHDYAQTALALGAVGYMMKPVKREQLAEAFERLETRLEQRLRRVLIVEDDAVQLDSLRKLLGTHDVETVGARTAAECLEQLKSETFDCMVLDLTLPDASGYSLLETLSREDAYSFPPVIVYTGRELGADDEQRLRRYSKSIIIKGAKSPERLLDEVTLFLHQVVSELPAEQQRMLEKARSRDAALEGRRILVVEDDVRNVFALTSILEPRGAVVTIARNGREALEALERSLGVPDRAVDLVLMDVMMPEMDGLTATREIRKRDVWKKLPIITLTAKAMRDDQDQCLAAGANDYMAKPLDVEKLLSLVRVWMPR is encoded by the coding sequence ATGCCCTTTTCGAGTCCGCCTGTTGAAACCCGTCAGAATAGAGCCGATCTCCCGCTCTTCACAGGCCTCGCCGCAGTTGTCGGCTTTTTCATCGTTAGCGGGATTGTCGCGTACTGGAACACCCGCACCCTGAGCCGAAACGCGCAACAAATTGCGCACACGCACGAAGTGCTGACAACGCTCGACGACATCCAGTCGCTGATGAAGGATGCCGAGACCGGGCAGCGGGGCTACATCCTCACCGGCGATTCGCGGTACCTGGAGCCGCACACGCTGGCGGTTGTCCGAATGAAGGACAAGTTAAACGAGGTCGAGCGGCTCACCGTCGATAACCACGATCAACAGGCCCGCATCCCGCTCCTGCGCGACCTTATCACCGCGAAACTGGCCGAACTCGACGAAACCATCACGCTCCGCCGGACGCAGGGGTTCGATGCCGCTCAGAAGATCGTCGCAACCGATCGCGGGAAGGCGACAATGGACGGCATTCGCGACCAAGCAGAATTAATGGAACGGGAGGAGCGCGAGCTCCGCTCCCGGCGCTTCGGCGAGATGGAAAGCGCCTACGCGGTCGCGGTGGGCAGCGGCGTCATTACCGGACTACTCGGAACGCTGCTCGCCGCAACAGTCGCGTACCTCGTCCGACGCGCGGTCGCTCTCCGTCGCCGGGAAGAGTGGCTCCAGAACGGTCAAATCAAGCTCGGCGCGGCGATGGCCGGCGACCAGCGCGTCGAGCAACTCGGCGAGAGCGTGCTCAAATTCCTGGCCGAATACCTGGGCGCGCACGCCGGGGCGTTCTTCTCCCAGGACGATCACGGCTTCCGCCGCGTTGCGGCTTACGGGACTCCCGCAGCAGGTGGCGCCCCGGAGCGCCTGGACGTGACCGATGGGCTCGTCGGGCGCGCGGTCAAGGACCGGCGATCGTTCTTCGTTCACGACGTGCCGGACGGGTATCTGAAAGTCGGCTCGGCGCTCGGTCAGGCGAATCCGCGGCACCTCGCGATCGTACCGACCAAGACCGACAGCGGCACCAACGCGGTATTTGAACTCGGGTTCGTTCACGCGCCCGATGCATTCGCGTCGGAGCTGCTCGACCGCGCGGCAGAGGCCATTGGTCTGGCCGTCCGCTCGGCCCGGTACCGCGCTCACCTCCAGAACCTGCTCGAAGAGACGCAACGGCAATCGGAAGAGCTGCAGGCCCAAAGCGAAGAACTGCGTGTCTCGAACGAGGAACTCGAGGAGCAGAGCCGGGCGATCAAGGAATCTCAGGCCCGGCTCGAAGAACAGCAAGCCGAAATGGAGCAGACGAACGCGCGGCTGGAGGAGCAAACACAACTCCTCGCGGGCCAGCGCGACGAGGCCACGCGGGCGCGCGGGGCGCTCCAGGTGAAGGCCCGCGAATTGGAACAAGCCAGCCGGTACAAGACCGACTTCCTGGCGAACATGTCGCACGAACTGCGCACGCCGCTGAACTCGTCGCTGATTCTCGCAAAACTCCTCGCCGACAATCGCGAGGGGAACCTGAGTGCCGAGCAGGTGCGGTTCGCGGAAACGATCCAGTCCGCGGGCAACGACCTGCTCGCGCTCATCAACGACATCCTCGACCTCTCGAAGATCGAGGCCGGGAAGATGGACGTGCGCCCCGAACCCGTGCGCCTGACGCAGCTCACCGAGGATCTGACGCGGGTGTTTCAGCCGGTCGCGGAACAGAAGAAACTCGCCTTCCGCGCGCGGATCGCACCGGGGTGCCCCGAATCGGTCAACACCGACCGCCAGCGCCTCGAACAGGTGCTCAAGAACCTGCTCTCCAACGCCCTGAAGTTTACCGCGAACGGCGAGGTGAGCCTGGAAATCGAGAGCGTTCAGGGCGACAAAATCGCGTTCGCAGTACGTGACACCGGCATCGGTATCCCCGAACAACAGCAAGAAGTGATCTTCGAGGCGTTCCGGCAAGCGGACGGAACTACTAGCCGCAAATACGGCGGTACGGGATTGGGGCTGTCGATCGCGCGCGAACTCGCGCGGTTGCTGGGCGGCGAACTCGGAGTCACGAGCGAACCGGGACACGGGAGCACGTTTACGATCACACTCCCGCTCGCCTACGACCCGGCACTCGTCCCCCCGCGCCCGCGCGGGCCGATGACAGCACCGGTGCCCGCTGCGCCCGGGACGATCACCATCGTCCCGCCGCCCACGGCAACACCGCGCGTGACGCCGGCGCGCCGAGTCGAGGACGACCGCGAGCGCCTGACCGCGGACCGCCGGGTCATTCTCGTAGTGGAGGACGACGAGCCGTTCGCCCGCATCCTGTACGACCTCGCGCACGAACTCAAATTCCAGTGCCTCATTGCGAATACGGCCGAGGAAGGACTGGCGGCGGCGGTTCAACACCGGCCGAGTGCGGTCGTTCTCGACGTGGGGCTGCCCGACCACTCCGGGCTCTCTGTGCTCGACCGGCTCAAGCACGACGCGCGCACGCGGCACATCCCGGTTCACGTCGTTTCCGCACACGACTACGCCCAAACCGCGCTCGCCCTGGGCGCGGTCGGGTACATGATGAAGCCGGTGAAGCGCGAGCAACTGGCCGAAGCGTTCGAGCGGCTCGAGACGCGCCTGGAACAGCGCCTGCGCCGCGTGCTGATCGTCGAGGACGACGCGGTTCAGCTCGACAGCTTGCGGAAACTCCTGGGCACGCACGACGTGGAGACGGTCGGCGCCCGGACCGCGGCCGAGTGCCTGGAGCAACTGAAGAGCGAAACCTTCGACTGCATGGTGCTCGACCTCACGCTCCCGGATGCGTCCGGGTACTCGCTGCTCGAAACGCTGAGCCGCGAAGATGCGTACTCGTTCCCGCCCGTCATCGTTTACACCGGGCGCGAGCTCGGGGCGGACGACGAACAGCGCCTGCGCCGGTACTCGAAGTCGATCATCATCAAGGGCGCGAAGTCGCCCGAGCGCCTGCTCGACGAGGTGACGCTGTTCCTCCACCAAGTGGTGTCGGAACTCCCGGCCGAGCAACAGCGGATGCTGGAAAAGGCCCGGAGCCGCGACGCTGCACTGGAGGGGCGCCGAATTCTGGTGGTCGAGGACGACGTGCGGAACGTGTTCGCGCTCACGAGCATCCTGGAGCCGCGCGGGGCGGTGGTCACGATCGCGCGCAACGGGCGCGAGGCCCTCGAAGCACTGGAGCGCTCCCTCGGCGTGCCGGACCGGGCCGTCGATCTGGTGCTGATGGACGTGATGATGCCGGAGATGGACGGGCTCACGGCCACGCGCGAGATCCGCAAGCGCGACGTGTGGAAGAAGCTCCCGATCATCACCCTCACGGCTAAAGCGATGCGGGACGACCAGGACCAGTGCCTCGCGGCCGGCGCGAACGACTACATGGCGAAACCGCTGGACGTCGAGAAGTTACTGTCCCTGGTCCGCGTGTGGATGCCCCGGTAA
- a CDS encoding CheR family methyltransferase, producing the protein MSDKTEDIELRLLLDAIYRQYHYDFRGYSVASITRRLRQARERFGCRSFSQLQDRVLHESAVFPELLAYLTVQVSELFRDPAYFRAIREQVVPHLRTYPSLKVWVAGCSAGEEVYSLAILFREEGLEDRTMFYGTDINPEAIRKAEAGVYEIERVPLFTENHRLAGGKSSLSDYYTAAYGAAVFDKSLRRRAVFSDHSLVTDAVFAEVHLVSCRNVLIYFDRALQDRAIGLFKDSLVRKGFLGLGAKESLRFSAHAEAFTEFARDERIYQKRGAT; encoded by the coding sequence GTGTCCGACAAGACCGAGGACATCGAGTTGCGCCTGCTGCTCGACGCCATTTACCGGCAGTACCACTACGACTTTCGTGGGTACTCGGTGGCGTCGATCACGCGGCGCTTGCGCCAGGCGCGCGAGCGGTTCGGGTGCCGGAGTTTTTCGCAGCTCCAGGACCGCGTGCTCCACGAGTCCGCGGTGTTCCCGGAACTGCTGGCGTACCTCACGGTGCAGGTGAGCGAGCTGTTCCGCGACCCAGCGTACTTTCGCGCCATCCGGGAACAGGTGGTCCCGCACCTCCGCACGTACCCGTCTCTGAAGGTGTGGGTCGCGGGGTGCAGCGCCGGCGAGGAGGTGTACTCGCTCGCGATCCTCTTCCGCGAAGAGGGGCTCGAAGACCGCACCATGTTCTACGGCACGGACATCAACCCGGAGGCAATCCGGAAAGCCGAGGCCGGCGTGTACGAGATCGAGCGCGTGCCGCTGTTCACCGAGAACCACCGGCTCGCGGGCGGGAAATCGTCGCTCTCGGACTATTACACCGCGGCCTACGGCGCGGCCGTGTTCGACAAGAGCTTGCGCCGCCGGGCCGTGTTCTCCGACCACAGCCTGGTGACCGACGCGGTGTTCGCCGAGGTCCACCTCGTGTCCTGCCGGAACGTGCTCATTTACTTCGATCGCGCGTTGCAGGATCGAGCGATCGGGCTGTTCAAGGATTCGCTCGTTCGCAAGGGGTTTCTCGGCTTGGGCGCTAAGGAGAGTTTGCGGTTCTCCGCTCACGCCGAGGCCTTTACCGAGTTCGCCCGCGACGAGCGCATTTACCAGAAACGGGGTGCGACGTGA
- a CDS encoding chemotaxis protein CheB, with the protein MTPTTPPPPGAPRAEAVVIGASAGAVDALSALLPTLPADYPLPVMVVVHVPPDKKSVMAELFRNKCRMTVREAEDKEPLVPGTVYFAPPDYHLLVEPDRRLSLSSEEPVHYSRPAIDVLFESAADAFGAGLVGVVLTGASSDGAGGLRAVCAAGGGALVQHPDEAAVATMPRAALAACPKASVMYLEQIAARLRDLGRRP; encoded by the coding sequence GTGACCCCGACAACCCCGCCCCCTCCCGGCGCGCCGCGCGCGGAAGCGGTGGTGATCGGCGCGTCGGCCGGCGCGGTGGACGCACTGTCCGCGCTCCTGCCCACTCTGCCCGCGGACTATCCGCTGCCGGTGATGGTTGTGGTCCACGTGCCGCCCGATAAGAAGAGTGTCATGGCCGAACTGTTCAGGAACAAGTGCCGCATGACCGTGCGCGAGGCCGAGGACAAGGAACCGCTCGTCCCGGGCACGGTCTACTTCGCCCCGCCCGATTACCACCTGTTAGTGGAACCGGACCGGCGCCTGTCGCTGTCGAGCGAGGAGCCGGTTCACTACTCGCGCCCGGCCATCGACGTGCTGTTCGAGTCGGCCGCGGACGCATTCGGTGCCGGACTGGTCGGGGTCGTGCTGACCGGCGCCAGTTCCGACGGCGCGGGAGGGCTCCGTGCGGTCTGCGCCGCGGGCGGTGGGGCGCTGGTCCAGCACCCCGACGAGGCCGCGGTCGCCACCATGCCGCGGGCCGCGCTCGCCGCGTGCCCGAAGGCGTCCGTGATGTACCTGGAACAGATCGCGGCCCGCCTCCGCGACCTGGGGAGGCGGCCGTGA
- a CDS encoding response regulator — MTRPAPTPVHFLLVDDLEENLIALEALLRRDGLVLLKARSGPEALELLLAHEVALALLDVQMPEMDGFELAELMRGTERTRRVPIIFLTAGNPDQSRRFRGYEAGAVDFLNKPIEPHTLRSKADVFFELWRERQEVARQRDELKIATAENARLLEETRRTADALREADRRKDEFLATLAHELRNPLAPIRNGLQILSLAQSADTSARARAMMERQLGHMVRLVDDLLDISRVTSGKVQLRPELIEVRTAVEMALEASRPAIEAGKHSLTVRVPDERLWLRADPTRIAQVIGNLLTNAAKYTHDGGKIDVSVEREGGFVAVRVKDTGLGIPAEMLPRVFDLFTQVGKHLDRAQGGLGIGLSLVKRLVEMHGGEVTVESPGADRGSTFAVRLPLAPDAPVVPASNSSVRAARGQSRRVLVVDDNADAADSLSELLALSGHKTETAQSGPEALRAAARFRPELVFLDIGLPGMDGYEVARTLRAAPGSRATVLVALTGWGTEEDRKRSAEAGFDFHLTKPVETEQLEGLLAKLARNPA, encoded by the coding sequence GTGACCCGACCCGCACCGACCCCGGTCCACTTCCTGCTCGTGGACGACCTGGAAGAAAACCTGATCGCGCTCGAAGCGCTGCTCCGGCGCGACGGGCTCGTGCTGCTCAAGGCGCGCTCCGGCCCGGAAGCACTGGAGCTGCTACTCGCGCACGAGGTCGCGCTCGCGCTCCTGGACGTCCAGATGCCGGAGATGGACGGGTTCGAGCTGGCCGAACTGATGCGCGGGACCGAGCGCACGCGGCGCGTGCCGATCATCTTCCTCACGGCCGGGAACCCGGACCAGTCGCGCCGGTTCCGCGGGTACGAGGCCGGCGCGGTCGATTTCCTGAACAAGCCGATCGAGCCGCACACGCTGCGGAGCAAGGCGGACGTGTTCTTCGAGTTGTGGCGCGAGCGCCAGGAAGTGGCCCGCCAGCGCGACGAACTGAAGATCGCGACCGCGGAGAACGCCCGGCTCCTAGAAGAGACGCGCCGGACCGCGGACGCGCTGCGCGAGGCCGACCGGCGGAAGGACGAGTTCCTCGCGACCCTCGCGCACGAGTTGCGGAACCCGCTCGCGCCGATCCGAAACGGGTTGCAGATTTTGAGCCTGGCCCAGTCCGCGGACACCTCGGCGCGGGCGCGGGCCATGATGGAGCGGCAGCTCGGCCACATGGTTCGGCTGGTGGACGACCTGCTCGACATCTCGCGCGTGACGAGCGGGAAGGTGCAGTTGCGCCCCGAGCTGATCGAGGTGCGCACGGCCGTCGAAATGGCGCTCGAAGCGAGCCGGCCCGCGATCGAGGCCGGTAAGCACTCGCTCACGGTGCGCGTGCCCGACGAGCGCTTGTGGCTCCGGGCGGACCCCACGCGGATCGCCCAGGTGATCGGCAATCTGCTCACCAACGCGGCCAAGTACACGCACGACGGGGGCAAGATCGATGTCTCGGTCGAGCGCGAGGGCGGGTTCGTCGCCGTGCGCGTCAAGGACACCGGGCTCGGCATCCCGGCCGAGATGCTCCCGCGGGTGTTCGACCTGTTTACTCAGGTCGGGAAGCACCTGGACCGCGCACAGGGGGGGCTCGGGATCGGCCTCTCACTCGTCAAGCGCCTGGTCGAAATGCACGGCGGCGAGGTGACGGTCGAGAGCCCCGGGGCCGACCGCGGGAGCACGTTCGCGGTGCGCCTGCCACTCGCGCCCGATGCGCCCGTCGTGCCCGCGTCGAACAGTTCGGTGCGAGCGGCGCGCGGGCAATCGCGCCGCGTGCTGGTCGTGGACGACAACGCCGATGCCGCCGACAGCCTGTCGGAACTTCTCGCGCTGTCCGGCCACAAGACCGAAACCGCACAAAGCGGCCCCGAGGCGCTGCGGGCGGCCGCCCGGTTCCGCCCGGAACTGGTGTTCCTCGACATCGGGTTACCGGGGATGGACGGGTACGAGGTCGCCCGGACCCTGCGCGCGGCCCCCGGGAGCCGCGCGACCGTGCTCGTGGCGCTGACCGGGTGGGGGACGGAGGAGGATCGGAAGCGCTCGGCGGAAGCCGGGTTCGACTTCCACCTCACCAAGCCGGTGGAAACCGAACAACTCGAAGGGCTGCTCGCCAAACTCGCCCGGAACCCGGCGTAA
- a CDS encoding YceK/YidQ family lipoprotein has product MIGRKSLAVGLVASALGGGCGTVDNLRQPTVAPVRNPDATVCRVYGGVRGDWAAMSAYPWDRVTCTADYLLVPMMGIDLFFTFVGDTFTLPYTIGTEAWRLVGNPTPHDDSVRSAPVVTGTAPLNTTPVPVAGTPAPVAGDRVIPGSAAVKPALPRQ; this is encoded by the coding sequence ATGATCGGACGGAAATCACTCGCGGTGGGACTTGTTGCGAGTGCCCTGGGGGGCGGGTGCGGGACCGTGGACAACCTCCGGCAACCCACCGTTGCACCTGTCCGCAACCCTGACGCGACCGTGTGCCGCGTTTACGGGGGCGTGCGCGGGGATTGGGCCGCGATGTCCGCGTACCCGTGGGACCGGGTGACGTGTACCGCCGATTACTTGCTCGTCCCGATGATGGGCATCGACCTCTTCTTCACGTTCGTCGGGGACACCTTCACGCTGCCGTACACGATCGGGACCGAGGCCTGGCGCCTCGTGGGGAACCCCACGCCGCACGACGACAGTGTGCGCTCCGCGCCGGTGGTGACCGGTACCGCTCCGCTGAACACCACCCCGGTACCGGTGGCCGGCACCCCCGCGCCGGTCGCCGGGGATCGCGTCATTCCTGGTTCCGCTGCTGTAAAACCCGCGCTGCCTCGACAATAG
- a CDS encoding hybrid sensor histidine kinase/response regulator: MSLSRSLRFGVRAFGPVVIFLFVCAPGARALDPERATTQYAMRVWQTEQGLPHNSITALAQTPDGYLWCGTENGLTRFDGSSFALFDRLNTPAIRNDTVHVLLTDRKGRLWIGTGGGGLLRLEDGAFTRFSVNDGLVGDTVQSLAEDKAGALWIGTTSGLSHFVDGHFTNYTAEDGLPSNYCRAICTDPAGHLWVGTGKGLCCFRPDRIETFTMRDGLPDNNIQTLRAGSDGALWVGTNGRGLSRWKDGRFTNFGTAQGLSNGFIRAMHEDRDGNLWVGTDEGVSRWRDGTLTGQFPRGSVAGRSIFGLHEDPAGNLWMGTTDGLLRVGNGRCVTTTTTEGLSGDLVWAVHEDRRGNLWAGTTGGLSVRRNGKWTVLTMKDGLPSDTVLSIAEEADGTMWFGTAAGLTRLLDGKFKTFTTANGLVDNTIAAVFPDRRGNLWVGSKGGGVTRYRDGKFTPVPIRAGRSDVIARVFHEDARGALWIGTNGSGVCVLRGDEIVRYTTKEGLSSDLVLSIYESPDGAIWIGTHGGGLNRLHNGQWTYFNSSLGLPDDIIYQILDDGPYLWMSSVKGIFRVRKDELTDGTRPIHPLLLGKNDGMQILDCSGGSQPAGCRSREGVLWFPTGRGLVAIEPGGVQTNTTPPPVYVERVVADGAFLDAPGALTVAPGRGQLEFHFTAIELDTPERVRFRYQLEGFDKDWVDAGNRRAAYYTNLPPGRYRFRVTACNGDGIWRETPLEIELVLKPHFYQTGLFYGLCALAVGLTGVGGHLFRTRQLRAREEYLARCVEDRTRQLQEEVTEHARTGEQLRQSQKLEAIGQLAGGVAHDFNNLLTVINGCADLLLDGSGWDAQEKSMILDILAAGRRAEGLTHQLLAFSRRQVLEPKVLDPNAVVIDTERMLARMIGEDITVTVSLAPDLFRVKADPVQFQQVLVNLSVNARDAMPRGGRFTIATRNVALDADYTRTHPDIAPGEYVLLEVSDTGCGMTPDVKARVFEPFFTTKGPGKGTGLGLATVYGIVRQSGGHVTVESESEVGTVFKIYFPRADGEPVRTAQPLGLGSVARGAETLLLVEDEPTVRAVARHVLLACGYHVLEAEDGLDGLRVARSHAGRIDLLVSDVVMPNLGGRQLAEQLQQERPGLRVLFVSGYTDDVVLRHGVLEAEVAFLQKPYPPAVLAAKVRAVLDGTSEEVSASPELTGAES; this comes from the coding sequence ATGTCGTTATCCCGGTCCTTGCGGTTCGGCGTGCGCGCCTTCGGCCCGGTGGTCATTTTCCTTTTCGTTTGTGCCCCCGGCGCTCGTGCCCTTGATCCCGAGCGGGCCACCACACAGTACGCGATGCGGGTGTGGCAGACGGAACAGGGCCTCCCTCACAACTCCATCACCGCGCTCGCTCAAACCCCCGACGGGTACCTCTGGTGCGGGACCGAAAACGGGCTCACGCGCTTCGACGGGAGCAGCTTCGCGCTCTTCGACCGGCTGAACACCCCGGCCATTCGGAACGACACGGTTCACGTCCTGCTGACCGACCGCAAGGGGCGGCTCTGGATCGGGACCGGGGGCGGCGGGTTGCTGCGCCTCGAAGACGGGGCGTTCACGCGGTTTTCCGTGAACGACGGGTTGGTGGGGGACACGGTGCAGAGTCTCGCCGAGGACAAGGCGGGCGCGCTCTGGATCGGCACCACCTCCGGACTCAGTCACTTCGTCGACGGGCACTTCACCAATTACACGGCCGAGGACGGGTTACCCAGCAACTACTGCCGCGCGATCTGCACGGACCCCGCGGGCCACTTGTGGGTCGGCACGGGCAAGGGACTGTGTTGCTTCCGCCCGGACCGGATCGAGACCTTCACGATGCGCGACGGGCTCCCCGACAATAACATCCAAACGCTCCGCGCGGGTTCGGACGGGGCACTGTGGGTCGGTACCAACGGTAGGGGGTTGAGTCGGTGGAAGGACGGCCGGTTCACTAATTTCGGCACGGCCCAAGGGCTCTCCAACGGGTTCATCCGGGCGATGCACGAGGACCGCGACGGGAACCTCTGGGTCGGGACGGACGAGGGCGTGAGCCGGTGGCGGGACGGGACGTTGACCGGCCAGTTCCCCCGGGGTTCGGTCGCGGGGCGGAGCATCTTCGGCCTCCACGAAGACCCGGCCGGGAACCTGTGGATGGGAACGACCGACGGGCTCCTCCGCGTCGGTAACGGGCGCTGCGTCACCACCACCACGACCGAGGGGCTCTCCGGCGACCTCGTTTGGGCCGTACACGAGGACCGCCGCGGGAACCTGTGGGCCGGTACGACGGGCGGACTGAGTGTTCGTCGGAACGGGAAATGGACCGTTCTCACGATGAAAGACGGGCTCCCGTCCGACACCGTACTCTCGATCGCGGAGGAAGCGGACGGCACAATGTGGTTCGGCACCGCGGCCGGGTTGACGCGCCTGCTCGACGGAAAATTCAAGACGTTTACCACTGCCAACGGCCTGGTCGATAACACCATTGCCGCGGTGTTCCCGGACCGCCGGGGGAACTTGTGGGTGGGCAGCAAGGGGGGCGGGGTGACCCGCTACCGGGACGGCAAATTCACCCCGGTTCCGATCCGGGCCGGGCGCAGCGACGTCATCGCCCGCGTGTTCCACGAGGACGCCCGGGGCGCCCTGTGGATCGGCACCAACGGGTCCGGGGTGTGCGTCCTGCGCGGCGACGAGATCGTTCGGTACACGACCAAAGAGGGGCTCTCCAGCGACCTCGTGCTGTCGATTTACGAGAGCCCGGACGGGGCCATCTGGATCGGCACCCACGGGGGCGGGCTGAACCGACTTCACAACGGTCAGTGGACGTACTTCAACAGTTCGCTCGGGCTCCCCGACGACATCATTTACCAGATCCTCGACGACGGGCCGTACCTCTGGATGAGTAGCGTGAAGGGGATCTTCCGCGTTCGGAAGGACGAACTCACGGACGGCACGCGCCCCATTCACCCGCTGCTCCTCGGGAAGAACGACGGGATGCAGATCCTGGATTGCAGCGGCGGGTCGCAACCGGCCGGGTGCCGGTCCCGCGAGGGGGTGCTCTGGTTCCCCACCGGCCGGGGGCTCGTGGCCATCGAGCCGGGCGGCGTTCAGACGAACACCACCCCGCCGCCGGTCTACGTCGAGCGGGTCGTCGCCGATGGCGCCTTCCTCGACGCGCCCGGCGCGCTAACCGTCGCCCCCGGGCGGGGGCAGCTCGAGTTCCATTTCACGGCGATCGAGCTCGACACCCCGGAGCGGGTCCGGTTCCGCTACCAGTTGGAGGGGTTCGACAAGGACTGGGTGGACGCGGGGAACCGGCGGGCGGCGTACTACACCAACCTCCCTCCGGGCCGGTACCGGTTCCGAGTCACCGCGTGCAACGGGGACGGGATCTGGCGGGAGACCCCGCTCGAGATCGAACTCGTGCTGAAACCGCACTTCTATCAAACCGGCTTGTTCTACGGGCTGTGCGCCCTCGCGGTCGGATTGACCGGCGTCGGGGGGCACCTGTTCCGAACCCGCCAGCTCCGTGCCCGGGAAGAGTACCTGGCCCGCTGCGTCGAGGACCGTACCCGTCAACTTCAAGAGGAAGTCACGGAGCACGCCCGCACGGGCGAGCAGTTGCGCCAGTCGCAAAAACTGGAAGCGATCGGGCAGTTGGCGGGCGGGGTGGCGCACGACTTCAACAACCTGTTGACCGTCATCAACGGGTGCGCGGACCTCCTTTTGGACGGGTCCGGTTGGGACGCCCAAGAAAAAAGCATGATCCTCGACATCCTCGCCGCGGGCCGGCGCGCGGAGGGCCTGACGCACCAGCTTCTGGCGTTCAGTAGGCGACAAGTTCTCGAACCGAAGGTTCTCGACCCGAACGCGGTCGTGATCGACACGGAACGAATGCTCGCGCGGATGATCGGAGAAGACATCACCGTCACGGTGAGCCTCGCACCCGATTTGTTCCGCGTCAAAGCCGACCCCGTGCAGTTTCAACAGGTGCTGGTCAACCTGTCCGTGAACGCCCGGGACGCGATGCCGCGCGGGGGCCGGTTCACCATTGCGACCCGGAACGTGGCGCTCGACGCGGACTACACCCGAACGCACCCCGACATCGCGCCCGGCGAGTACGTCCTGCTGGAAGTCAGCGACACCGGGTGCGGGATGACCCCGGACGTGAAGGCGCGGGTGTTCGAGCCGTTCTTCACCACCAAGGGACCGGGTAAGGGAACGGGGCTCGGGTTGGCGACCGTCTACGGCATCGTGCGTCAATCGGGCGGGCACGTCACGGTCGAGAGCGAGTCCGAGGTCGGGACCGTGTTCAAGATTTACTTCCCGCGCGCGGACGGCGAGCCGGTCCGAACAGCACAACCACTCGGGCTCGGGTCGGTCGCACGCGGCGCGGAAACGCTGCTCCTCGTGGAAGACGAACCCACCGTCCGTGCGGTCGCCCGGCACGTCCTTCTCGCGTGCGGGTACCACGTCCTGGAAGCCGAGGACGGACTGGACGGTTTGCGCGTCGCCCGCTCCCACGCGGGGCGAATCGATCTCCTCGTTTCCGACGTGGTGATGCCCAACCTCGGGGGCCGGCAACTGGCAGAACAACTGCAACAGGAGCGCCCGGGCCTGCGCGTCTTGTTCGTTTCGGGGTACACAGACGACGTGGTGTTACGCCACGGGGTTCTGGAAGCCGAAGTCGCGTTCTTGCAGAAGCCCTACCCGCCCGCGGTGCTTGCCGCAAAAGTGCGAGCGGTCCTCGACGGCACCTCGGAAGAAGTCAGCGCGTCCCCGGAACTGACCGGAGCGGAAAGCTGA